In Microbulbifer pacificus, the genomic stretch GTCCATCGCTGTCATAACCTTCCCTTTCCAGATACAACAATTACCACTGCTACAACTTATGAAACGGATAACTCCGGCTAGTGTACGAAGTTACCTCGCCAATCCCAATTTGTCCCTGCGCGATAGCGCGTTACCCGTGCCGGCGCAGATGCTCCTCGCGGCTCTTGCGGTAATTCACCACATAGGTGCGACTCATACGGTCGTGCAACAGGTTGCCGCCAAGAAAACAATTGATAAACCAGCCGATCTTGAGAGTCGGCACGGTGAGAAGAAAGCTGGCCGTCCGCCACAGACCACGAAGGTACCCCACACGCTGGAAGTCCCTGTCCATTACCCGGTACCCCAGCAACCACTTCCCCGGCGTGGTCTGCCATTGCGAGCACTCCGCCAGCCACGACAACAGCAGGTAAACCGAGCCAGAGAACAGCAGGCCGGAAAATGTGGCATCCGACTCTGTTTGCCCGGTGACTTTCATGATCACCGCCGTGGCCAGCACCCCGACCATCAGGTGAACCAACCCGATGTCCAGAATCACCGCCACTGCGCGCCCGAGCAGCCCACCGAAAAAATACTGCTCCAGCCGCTCCTGTAGAACCCGGGCTTTCTGACGCACCAGTTTGCTGCCGCCGCGAATCGCCGAAGCGGGGTCCGCATCACGAGGGTCGGTCTGCAGAGCATCAAACAAAATGTCCGCGAGCTCTTTACCGAAACGCGCATAATAAGTTTCCACGGCGCCCGACCAACCGAACAACTGATCGCAGTACGCAAGTACATTATCGGTAATAACGGTGCGGTATTTCTCCTTCCCTTTACCCTTGGCTTCCGCCGCAGCCAGATTGAAACGGGCAAAACGCTCGAACACCGCAAGGCCGAGATTCCAGTTGTACTCGTCCTCCAGCATGTAAGGGGACTCGACGAGAAAATGCCAGCGGTTTTCCAGGTTGACCCGCAGCGGGTCTTGCAGGGCCTGCTCTACCAGCGCCAGTACCCGGTGATATTCCTCAATGCGCAATTGCCGGGCAGCGTCTTCTTCCGTAGACGCCTCATCATCGTCCGCCTTTGTCACCACGGAGACCGACGCCTCGCTTTCGCGGTTTGGTGCAGAATCCGCATCTTCCCCGACTGGGGCTGACACCGCAGTAATCTCGCCCAAAGTCCCTGATGGTGGCATTTCCGAACTCGCCGCCACCGTAGAAGATTCTTCGGCCGCGAGCACTTCCGGCACCGGGTCGACCAGTTCCGCTGTATTCCGCTGGCGCCGCTCCGCGCTGGCCTGGGCAAGTCTCAATGCCTGTTTATAGGCGCTGTGCAACTGCTGAAACGCTTCCGGTCTTTCATCCGGCCGGTTCTGCTTCAGTTTTATTGCATAGGCGCGCTTGATCGCGCGCGGGTCGTCACAGGGCTCGATACCGAGAATCGCCCAGGAATTCATCAGATCCAGTCCTCACCGTCGAAGCGATCGAGAAAATCCCGCAGACTCGCCTGGGCCCTCTTGATTTCCGCCGGGTTTTGCCCGTTGAGCACGCGGTCGAACTCACCCAGGGCGCGGGAAATGATCTCGCGCTGTTGCCCCAGGCTCGCTTCGTACAAACGCTCACCGCGCGCGATCAACGCGCGATTGGCCTCGTCCTCACGCGGATGGAATTTCAGCGCCGCCAGCTTTTCCAGTGCTGCGGCCTTTTCCTTATCGTTCAGTGCGCCGGGAGTAAATTCGATCAGTTTGTTGTAGGCCTTACCGGTGGAAACCACGGTAACATCCACTTCCAGTAAACCGTTCATGTCATAGCTGTAACGGATATCCACGGACTCCTTGCCGCGCGGGCCCTTCGGCACCGGCACACTCATCTCCCCGAGATAGACATTCTTTTTCACCAGACGGTTCTCGCCCTGGTAAACATCGATGCGCAGTTCCGTCTGGTTGTCGCTGGCGGTGCAGACCTGTCGCACCACACTCACCGGCACGACCGTATTGCGCTCGATGATCGGCAGAAAGTATTCGCCCTGGTCCGGACTGTCTTCATTGATGATGCCGGTACCGAGGGTGTAGGGGCAGACATCCGTGAGCACGATGTCATCCAGCGCGGCATTGCGGGACTTGAGCCCCGCCTGTATCGCCGCGCCCATGGCCACCACGGTATCCGGGTCGAGATGACAAGACGGCAGGCGCCCGAACATGCGTCCCACCATGGAACGGAACAGCCCCATACGTGTGGAACCGCCCACCAGCACCACGTCGTCGATGGACTGGGAGGGCATGTCCGCGTCGCGCATGGCGCGCTCGATCGGACGCTTGGCCCGCAACAGCAGGGGTGTGGCCACCTTTTCAAACCACGCGGAGGTCGCCTGCCACTGTATTTTTTCATGGCCGAGGTCGAGTTCGATCTGCTGTTCCGCCGACTGACCGATACGGCGTTTTACGCTCTCCATCTGCATATACAGATTCTGCTGCTGCCGGGGGGACAGCGCGCTCCGGTCAATATTGAACTCCTTCAACACGCTGTCGATCATCGCCTCGACAAAATCCTCGCCGCCGAGAAAGTTGTCGCCGGCACTGGCGTGCACCTCCATGATGCCGTCGAAAAACTCGAGAATGGACACATCAAAGGTGCCGCCTCCCATATCCAGAATGAGGAAATTGCCCTCGCGCTTGTCGTGCAGGCCATAGGCGATGGCCGCCGCAGTGGGCTCGTTGATCAACCGCTCCACCTTGAGGCCGGCAAGCTCGCCAGCGAGCTTGGTGGCGTGACGCTGGTTGTCATTGAAATAGGCAGGCACGCTGATCACGGCCTCGGTAACGGGTTCACCAAGATAGGCTTCGGCGTCCTCCTTCAATGCGCGCAGTACCAAGGCGGAAAGCTCTGTGGCGCTGAACATCTGGCGGCCGAGCTTGACCTTGTGATCGGTGCCCATCAGGCGCTTGAATGCGGCCACGGTGCGATCGCTGTGGTTGATCAGGCGTTCCTTGGCGGTACGCCCCACAACCAGTTCGCCGGCATCATCAAGACCTACGACAGAAGGTGTGAGCACCTCGCCGAGACGATTGGGAATCAGCTTGATTCCATCTTCCGTCATGACACCACAGGCACTGTTGGTGGTTCCCAGATCGATTCCGACAATAGCCATTGTTCCCCCTGAACTAAAAACCGGCTTTTCATTATTTTTCGTGAGCGCGCATTGAAGCATATTTTCAACCCGCCCAACTACGAGACAGGGCACAGCACCGGGCACTGGACAGTCCCTGCCCGACCGATCCCGGATCAGCCCCCAGCCGGTCTCGCCCGCCGTACCGATCTCTGCTCAAAAACAGAAATATCCTGTCGCCCACGCCACTCTGGCTCAATTTTCCTGCGTTTTTTACCGTGGGAATGCAGACTCTGCTGCCGCTTGCAGTGCCGGCAGCCCGCGACTAGGCTCCGACCAACCACTGCGCAAATCTCAGGTATTCGCGGAGATTTGACGGCAGAAGAAAAAAGAACAGTAGGACCGACGAATGGCCAGTAATCCTTCACAAGCCAATCCCAGCTGCGCGCAGACCCTGATGCACCTGCTGCGTCAGTACCACGTGGATACGGTGTTCGGTATCCCCGGTGTACACACCATTGAACTTTACCGCGGCCTTCCCGGCAGTGGCCTGACCCATATCACGCCGCGCCATGAACAGGGGGCGGCCTTTATGGCGGACGGTTATGCCCGCGCCAGTGGCAAACCCGGCGTGTGCTTCCTGATTACCGGCCCCGGCGTCACCAACGCCGCCACCGCCATGGCCCAGGCGTATTCTGACTCTATCCCCATGCTGGTGATCAGTGCGGTCAACCGCCGCGAAGACCTGGGTACGGGACGCGGTCGCCTGCACGAACTGCCGCGCCAACAGGATGTGACCCGCGGCTTCTGCGTGTGGCAGCACGCGCTCACCAGCGCCGAGCAATTGCCCGAAGTACTGGCGCGCGCCTTCCAGGTGATGCATGCACCGCGCCCGGGTCCGGTGCATATCGAAATCCCCATCGACCTGTTTCCCGCGCCCATGCGGAATCCGCTCACGCACTACCGCGCGGTCAATCCCACGGCGCTGCCGGCGGCCCCGGCCGAAACCATTGCCACTGCCGCCCAATGGCTGGCAGAGGCCCGTTCCCCGGTTATCCTGCTGGGTGGCGGTGCGCAGGCGGCCAGTGCTGAGGCCACTGCGCTGTCGGAAAAACTTGCCGCTCCGGTGTTCCTGTCACTCGCGGCCAAAGGGATCGTCGATGAACGCCACCCGCTGTGCGGCGGCGCCAATCTGAGCTTCAGCAATGTGCGCGAACGCGTCGAAAACGCAGACGTGGTACTGGCGGTGGCCACGGAGCTGGCAGAGACCGACCGCAATCTGGTGCGGGACAATTACCGGTTCAACGGCAAACTGATCCGCGTGGATCTCGACCCGGCACAGCTGGTGTGCAATGCCAATCCCGATCTCGCCATTTGCGCGGATGCCAGGAACGCGCTGGCACAACTGTCAGAATCGCTGCCCGCAGCAGACCCTGAGCGTCAGCAGCACACCACCGCCGAAGTGGAAGACCTGTTATACGGTTGCCGCCAGGAGTGGTGGCCCGGCTCCGAAGAGCGTTACCCCTGGGTGCGGGCGCTGCGCGACGCGCTGCCGGAGGACGGCGTTCTTGTAACCGACTCCACCCAGCTGGCCTACAACACCAATCATGCACTGAAACTGTTCCAGCCCCGCAGCCACATCACCTGTACCACCGGTTATGGCACCCTGGGTTTCGCCCTGCCCGCCGCCATCGGCGCTGCCCTGTCGAGCCCACGCCCGGTCATCGCCCTGATCGGCGACGGCGGCATCATGTTCACTCTGGGTGAACTGGCCGCGGCGGTGGAACAACAGCTTGCGCTGCCGATCCTGGTATGGAACAACAGCGGTTACGGTGAGATCCGCGATTTTATGGATCAGGCCGTCGTGGAGCAGGAAGGTGTAAACCTGCGCGCGCCGGACTTTGTGGCCCTCGCCCGCGCCTTCGGCGCCGAGGGTTGCCGTATCAGCAAACCGGAACAGCTGAACTCAGCGGTGTTGGAAGCGTTTGCGCGCAAGGGCCCAACGCTGATTGAAATTACTGCCCCGGCGTAAACGGAAATCGAAACTCCAAAACGACAATGAATAGTACGGCGAAGCAACCATGACAGACCTGAAATCCCTGCCTACGAAAAAGCTCTACATCAACGGCGAGTGGCGCGACTCCAAGGGCGGCAGCCTGCACCCGGTCATCAACCCGGCCACCGAAGAAGCACTGTGCGATGTGATTCAGGGCACCCTGGATGATGTGGACGACGCCGTGGCCGCGGCAAAATCCGCCTTCAGGGATTGGCGCCACACCCGCGCCGCCAAGCGCCAGGCACTGATGCACGCCATTGCCGACGGTATGGAGGCGCGCAAGCAGGATCTTGTCGCCGCCGTTTCCACGGCGCTCGGCTGTCCCCCGCATATCACCGAGTGGCTGCATATCGACGGCCCGATCTATGCGATGCGCTTCTACGCCGACCGCGCCGCAGTGATGGAAGAGACGGAAAAGGCGGGCCATTCGCTGGTGCTGAAAGAGCCGGTGGGCGTGTGCGGATTCATCACCCCCTGGAATTACCCGCTGCATCAGTTCGTCGGCAAGGTGGCCCCGGCACTGGCCGCCGGCTGCACCATGATCCAGAAGCCGTCGGAAATCACGCCGCTGCAGGATTATGTGATGGCGGAAATTATCGATGCCGCCGGCATACCCGCGGGCGTATTCAACCTGGTGCCCGGCGCCGGGCCAGTTGTGGGCGCGGCGCTGTCCAGCCATGCAGATATCGACATGATTTCGTTTACCGGCTCTACCCGCGCCGGCATTGAGGTGGCCCGCGCTGCGGCGCCCACAGTCAAACGCGTGACCCAGGAGCTGGGCGGCAAGTCGCCGTTTATCATCACTCCGGATGCGGATCTCGAAGCCGCGGTGCGCTGGGGCTGCGAGGATGTCTTCATCAACAGCGGCCAGACCTGCACGGCGCTCACCCGTATGCTGGTACCCGCGGAACGCTACGAGGAGGCGGTCGCGATCGCCAAGCGCGTGGCGGAAGACACCGCGATGGGTACCGACGGGAACGCCTTCATGGGCCCTCTCTCCTCCGCCCGCCAGCGCGATATCGTGCGGGGCTATATCCAGAAAGGTGTGGAGGAAGGCGCACGTCTCGTCACCGGTGGTGTGGAGGCCCCGCAGGGTTTCACCAAGGGTTTCTACGTCAGTCCCACGGTATTCGCCGATGTGGACAACGATATGGCCATCGCTCGCGAGGAGATTTTTGGTCCGGTCACCTGCCTGATTCCCTACAAGGACATGGACGAAGCCATCGCCATCGCCAACGACACCCAGTACGGACTCTCCAGCGGTGTGTGGGCCAAAGATGCGGAGTCGGCAATGCCCGTCGTGCGCCGTCTGGAAGCCGGGCTCTGCTTCGTCAACGGCGGTGAGTTCAATTACGACGCACCCTTCGGCGGTATGAAGCGTTCCGGCAACGGGCGCGAATTTGGCAATGCCGGCCTGGACGAGTTTATTGAACTGAAATCCGTACAGCTCCCCGCATAAAAAACTGCCGCGTCGTCTTTATTGGCGGCGCGGTTGACTGCCCGTTCCCCCCTCGCTATCTTTGCCCGCGACATCAAGAGAGTGGCTGACGCCAACGCCAACCTGCCTGCCGGGGCAAGGTGGTTTCTCTTCACAGTCCGTAACGTTGCGTACGACTGTGCAGGGGATGGGGCTCTTGCTGGCAACCGAAGATTTCGGCCCAGCTGTGCAATCCAACCGGATGCGATGATTTTTTGTGGATGTGCGCCACAGATGCATCGCCGCTTCCGCCGTCAGCCCTCCATACATTTTATTGGAGGGAACATGTCCGAATTCACGCTATCCAGCACCGACGTTATCGAAATCCAGATTGCCCCCCAACGCAGCCGAACGGCCGTCCGGGCAGTCAAACGCAGCGATCGACAACTGCTGTGGCAACTCTTGTTCGACTCGACGGAAGACGCGCTGGCCTTTGCAACCCACTGCCGTGCCAGCGACGCACCAGTCACGGCCCACAAAGCCTGTGAACTGGCGGTGTGACCACTAGACTTGTGCCACCAGCACCTGTCGACCAAATCCATAGGGAGCCAATAACAACGCCATGTCCAAGCCCGAGCACTTTTTCCAGCACCTGCGCGACGAACTGAAACAGATCGAGGCCGACGGCCTCTACAAGCGCGAGCGCATTATCACCTCCCAGCAGGCTGCCGAAATTCAGGTCAACAACGACACCCAGGTACTGAACTTTTGCGCCAACAACTATCTCGGACTCGCCAATCACCCGGAGCTGATCCAGGCTGCCAAAGATGGCCTCGACCAGTACGGCTTTGGTATGGCATCCGTACGTTTTATCTGTGGCACTCAGGACATTCACAAGGCGCTGGAATTCCAACTGTCGGAGTTTCTGCAGACCGAAGACACCATTCTTTACACCTCCTGTTTCGACGCCAATGGCGGTCTGTTTGAAACGTTATTGGGCCCGGATGACGCGATCATTTCCGACGCGCTGAACCACGCCTCCATTATCGACGGTGTGCGCCTGTGCAAGGCCAAGCGCTTCCGCTACGCCAACAACGACCTGGCGGATCTGGAAGAACAGTTGAAGGCCGCCGATGCGGCCGGAGCCAGAACCAAACTCATCGCCACCGACGGCGTGTTTTCCATGGACGGCGTGATCGCGAATCTCAGGGGAATCTGCGATCTGGCGGACAAATACAATGCGCTGGTGATGGTGGACGATTCCCACGCGGTGGGTTTCCTCGGCGAACACGGCCGCGGTACCCACGAGTACTGCGGCGTGATCGAGCGTGTAGACATCATTACCGGCACCCTGGGCAAGGCCCTCGGCGGCGCCTCCGGTGGTTTCACTTCCGGTCGCAAGGAGATCATCGATCTGCTGCGCCAGCGCTCGCGCCCCTACCTGTTCTCCAACTCCGTGGCACCGGCCATCGTGACCGCGTCACTGAAAGTACTGGACATGCTGATCGAGGGTGGCGAACTGCGCAAACAGCTGCAGGACAACTCCGCCTATTTCCGCAAGCGTATGACACAAGCCGGGTTTACCCTCGCAGGCGCCGACCACGCCATCATCCCGGTGATGATCGGCGACGCCGCGCTCGCACAGAAGATGGCCGACAAGATGCTGGAAAAAGGCATTTACGTGGTGGGCTTCTTCTACCCGGTAGTACCAAAAGGCCAGGCCCGTATCCGCACCCAGATGTCCGCCGCCCACACCCGTGAGCAGCTGGACCGCTGTATTGATGCATTTATCGAAGTCGGCAAAGAGCTGGAAATTATTTAAGCAGTACCATGAAAGCACTATCCAAACTCAAATCTGAACCCGGCATCTGGATGACGGATGTCGAGATCCCGGAACCGGGTCACAACGACCTGCTGATCAAGATCCGCAAGACCGCGATTTGCGGCACCGACATGCACATCTATCACTGGGATGAGTGGTCGCAAAAGACCATTCCGGTACCCATGGTGGTTGGCCACGAATACGTGGGCGAAGTGGTGGGCATGGGCCAGGAAGTGGCCGGCTTCAAAGTTGGCGATAGGGTTAGTGGCGAGGGCCACATCACCTGTGGCCACTGCCGTAACTGCCGCGCCGGCCGCCGCCACCTGTGCCGCAACACTTACGGTGTGGGTGTAAACCGCCAGGGTTCCTTCGCGGAATATCTCGTTATTCCCGCACTGAATGCATTCAAGATTCCGGACAACATTTCCGACGAACTGGCGTCCATCTTCGATCCGTTCGGCAATGCGGTGCACACGGCGCTGTCATTTGACCTGGTTGGCGAAGATGTGCTGATCACCGGCGCCGGCCCCATTGGCATCATGGCCGCCGCTGTTGCCCGTCATGTGGGCGCGCGCCACGTGGTAATCACGGACATCAATGATTACCGTCTGGATCTGGCAAAAAAAATGGGCGCGACGCGCACCGTGAATGTCAGCCGCGAAAAGCTGCCGGACGTGATGAAAGAAATCGGCATGACCGAAGGCTTCGACGTGGGTCTGGAGATGTCCGGTGTGGCCGTCGCCTTCCGCGATATGCTGTCGGCGATGAACCACGGCGGCAAGATTGCGATGCTGGGTATTCCCCCGGGCGAGATGGCCATCGACTGGAGCCAGGTGATTTTCAAGGGCCTGATCCTGAAAGGCATCTACGGCCGCGAGATGTTCGAGACCTGGTACAAGATGGCAAGTCTGATCCAGTCCGGCCTCGATCTGTCCCCGATCATCACCCACCAGTTCCCGGTGGATGAATACCAGAAAGGTTTCGAGACCATGGGTTCCGGTGAATCCGGCAAAGTTATTCTGAACTGGCAGTAATTAGCTTTGTAGCGAGCACCGTGTGGTTCTAAGCAGGATATGTGGCGGCCGATCACCGGGTGGAGCATTTCGAAACCGCTGTGAATACATCCCTGTACGCTGCGTCGCAAACATTCCTGTTTGCGACGCTTTCGAAATGCTCCACCCGGCGCTCGGCCTTCAATTCGAACTACCCGACTTCGTCAGCTACAAAGTCAAACTTCTTACGAAGTTAAATGATTCAACGCGAAGGGCGGGTGATGGGGATCCGTTTTCAAAAGCGTCGGCGACAGGGACGTCGCCGACGCAGCGTACAGGGAGGTATTCACAGCGGTTTTGAAAACGGATACCCAGCGCCCGGCCGCCACAGGAACAAAAACAGAGCACCCGACCCAAACCACAGAACCTGAAAAGAGCACCCCAAAACCACAGGAGCAAAAAATGCTCAGAGTAATCGGCGTGCTCCTCTTCGCCCTACTGCTATTGGCCATAGCGGCCCACCTCTTCTACTCCCGCAAGGCGAAAGAAGAAGCAACCAGCCACACACGAACCTTCCCCATCTACTACATCGCCAAAAACGCTATGATTCCAGCTTGCGAATCAACCGCGTACTCGTAGTCCCCTGCACCAGCAGCGAAAACAACACCACCCCGAACACCATTGCCTGCACCAAAGGCGAGTACGGCAAATCTGTCGGCAATGAAAGCACCAGTGCTACAGCAATTGCACCGCGCAAACCACCCCAGCTCAGAATCAGGCGCCAGTCTTTGGTAATCGGCGGGCCCACATAACGTGCCAGCGGCGCGACCAAAAACACCGCAAAACCGCGCGCCCCGATCGCCGCCACAATCGCGACAATCATCGCCAGCCAATACTGCGCGAACATATCAACGGTGATGACCAACCCCATGATCACGAAAATCAGCGCATGAAACAGCAATCCCAACCACTCCCAGGTCGGCGCCGCGTGGGCGAGGTAGGTCTGCTCCTGCTCCCGCAGGCAGGCGCGGGCGACGATGGCGCAGATCATGACGGAAAGAATGCCGGAAACACCCACCACGTGTTCCGCCAGGTAGAAACTGCCGAACGCCGCCAACGCCAGTACCACCAGAGCCGCGCCGGCGGAACCGAGAAACAGAATGGTGATGGCGGTCAGCAGGCCACAGATCGTACCCACCGCCAAACCGCCAAAGAAAACCACCGAGAAATACAACGCAAAATTGCCCGCACCACTGATGGCCTCACCCGTGGCAACGGCCCCCTCCATGGCACTGTTCGTGGCAATACCCAGCACAAAGGAAAACAGCACGATTGCGACCACATCATTGAACAGACTCTCCCCTTCTACCACGGTCAGCAATTCGTCGTTGGCACCGGTCAGCCGCAATCGAGCGACGATGGAAGCCGGGTCGGTAGCAGCGAGAATGACGCCGGTGAGGAGCGCGGCAAGCCAGGGAAAGCCGCCCGGCTGGTACACCCCAAAATACACCAGTACTGCGGTCATCAGCACACACAGCAATACGCCTACCGTCGCCAGTAACAGTGCGGGCCCGAGCCAGCGGAACAGGATATCCGGGTCGATCTTCCATGCGGACTGGAAAACCAGCACCGGTAAAATCACGAAGAACACCAACTGGTGCAGATTTTCCGCGCGCAGGTTGGTGTTGTAATCAAACACCGGCAGCAGTATGCCGGCGAGTACGCCGGCAATCAGGCAACCGAGGGTGTCGTCGCGCTTGAGCAATCGCGCAATGCCGAGGCCGGCAACGGCAGCGAGGGCCATGTACAACCCCTGTCCGACCAGTGTACTGACACTTTCCACAGCTTGCTCCCGCCAATCACTGGTTATCGCGATCGGTGGCGATCACGGATTTGGGTTTTACTTCCGGCACCAGATCGTTGAGCGGAACCGGCACGCCGCGCTCATTGATAATTTCCACATGGGCGCGCCGCAGTAATCTGGGCTCGGGTACGCCACAGGAGTGGGCGATGGTACCCACCTCGTATTCCATATTGCGCGCGTAGTGATATACCCGCTCTGCCTTGTCCATCGGGTCCAACCCCTGCTGCAGATCCGGGTTGTGGGTGGTGACGCCGGTGGGGCAGGTATTCTTGTTGCACTGCATGGCCTGAATGCAGCCGAGGGCAAACATGAAGCCGCGCCCGCAGTTGACGAAGTCCGCCCCCATGGCGAGTGCCCAGGCCACCATGGAGGGGGTGAGCAGTTTGCCGGCACAAATAATTTTTACCCGTTCGCGCAGTCCGTATTGTTCGAGAAGATCCACCACCAGGGGCAGACTGCGATTCAACGGCAGGCCCATGTAATCCATCAGGCTTTGGGGCGCGGCGCCACTGCCACCGTCGGCGCTGTCGATGTTGATAAAGTCCGGCGCAGACTCAATGCCTCGCTGCTGAATCGCTTCGCACAGGTCGTGCAGCCAATCGCTTACGCCAATAACGCACTTGAAGCCGACGGGCTTGCCGGTGACTTCGCGGATATGGTCGATCATATCCAACAAGCCGTTCACGTCGCGGATTTCCGGATGCCCGTTGGGGCTGATGGAATCCATCCCCACGGGAATACCGCGCACGTGGGCAATTTCCGGTGTGACCTTTATCCCCGGCAGTATCCCGCCCTTGCCCGGCTTGGCGCCCTGGGAAAGTTTGAGCTCAAACATTTTCACCTGTTCGTGGGCCGCCACCTCTCGCAGCTTGTCGTCCGACAGATTGCCCTCCACATCGCGCACACCATATTTGGCGGTGCCGACCTGAAACACGATATCGCAGCCACCGGAGAGATGGTGGGAAGAAAGCCCCCCCTCACCGGTATTGAGCCAGATACCGGCCTTGGCGGCACCTTTGGACAGCGCCGTCACCGCCGGCACCGACAGCGCACCGAAACTCATGCCGGAGATGTTGAAAATGGAACGGGTGGTGTAGGGCTTGCGGGCCACCCCCTCTCCGAGGGTGACTTCCCGCGGCGGCACCGCGTCCTTGGTGAGAGTGGGAAATGGATGATTGAGAAATACGATGTCGCCTGGCTGGTTCAGCGGCCTTGTGGAACCGAACGCGAGGGTGGAATCCACATTCTTTGCCGCCCGGTAAACCCAGTTGCGCTGGGCACGGTTAAAGGGCATTTCCTCGCGATCGAGGGCATAGAAATACTGACGGAAAAACTCGCCCAGATGCTCGAACTGATAGCGAAAGCGCCCCAGTACCGGAAAATTACGCCGGATCGCCTGCTTGGTCTGGCTCACATCCGACAGGTAGAGGTAGATGACATACAGCACCAGTACCACCAGCCCGAAGGCAAACAGCATCGCAAACAGCTGCAACACCTTGACCGCAAACCCGTATATCGCGGCCACAGCCTGAAGATCCATTTCCTAGTCCCTGCTCTGATGGTTGATATGGCAAAACGTGAAACTGCCAGGTCATTGTATGCGCTGCGCGGATGGCTTGCACAGTCCCGCGCACGGCAATAAACTGTATAAACATACAGTCTTCGCAATTTCCATACAGCGAGCTTCCCGTG encodes the following:
- a CDS encoding glycine C-acetyltransferase; translation: MSKPEHFFQHLRDELKQIEADGLYKRERIITSQQAAEIQVNNDTQVLNFCANNYLGLANHPELIQAAKDGLDQYGFGMASVRFICGTQDIHKALEFQLSEFLQTEDTILYTSCFDANGGLFETLLGPDDAIISDALNHASIIDGVRLCKAKRFRYANNDLADLEEQLKAADAAGARTKLIATDGVFSMDGVIANLRGICDLADKYNALVMVDDSHAVGFLGEHGRGTHEYCGVIERVDIITGTLGKALGGASGGFTSGRKEIIDLLRQRSRPYLFSNSVAPAIVTASLKVLDMLIEGGELRKQLQDNSAYFRKRMTQAGFTLAGADHAIIPVMIGDAALAQKMADKMLEKGIYVVGFFYPVVPKGQARIRTQMSAAHTREQLDRCIDAFIEVGKELEII
- a CDS encoding RDD family protein; its protein translation is MNSWAILGIEPCDDPRAIKRAYAIKLKQNRPDERPEAFQQLHSAYKQALRLAQASAERRQRNTAELVDPVPEVLAAEESSTVAASSEMPPSGTLGEITAVSAPVGEDADSAPNRESEASVSVVTKADDDEASTEEDAARQLRIEEYHRVLALVEQALQDPLRVNLENRWHFLVESPYMLEDEYNWNLGLAVFERFARFNLAAAEAKGKGKEKYRTVITDNVLAYCDQLFGWSGAVETYYARFGKELADILFDALQTDPRDADPASAIRGGSKLVRQKARVLQERLEQYFFGGLLGRAVAVILDIGLVHLMVGVLATAVIMKVTGQTESDATFSGLLFSGSVYLLLSWLAECSQWQTTPGKWLLGYRVMDRDFQRVGYLRGLWRTASFLLTVPTLKIGWFINCFLGGNLLHDRMSRTYVVNYRKSREEHLRRHG
- a CDS encoding aldehyde dehydrogenase family protein, with protein sequence MTDLKSLPTKKLYINGEWRDSKGGSLHPVINPATEEALCDVIQGTLDDVDDAVAAAKSAFRDWRHTRAAKRQALMHAIADGMEARKQDLVAAVSTALGCPPHITEWLHIDGPIYAMRFYADRAAVMEETEKAGHSLVLKEPVGVCGFITPWNYPLHQFVGKVAPALAAGCTMIQKPSEITPLQDYVMAEIIDAAGIPAGVFNLVPGAGPVVGAALSSHADIDMISFTGSTRAGIEVARAAAPTVKRVTQELGGKSPFIITPDADLEAAVRWGCEDVFINSGQTCTALTRMLVPAERYEEAVAIAKRVAEDTAMGTDGNAFMGPLSSARQRDIVRGYIQKGVEEGARLVTGGVEAPQGFTKGFYVSPTVFADVDNDMAIAREEIFGPVTCLIPYKDMDEAIAIANDTQYGLSSGVWAKDAESAMPVVRRLEAGLCFVNGGEFNYDAPFGGMKRSGNGREFGNAGLDEFIELKSVQLPA
- the tdh gene encoding L-threonine 3-dehydrogenase, which codes for MKALSKLKSEPGIWMTDVEIPEPGHNDLLIKIRKTAICGTDMHIYHWDEWSQKTIPVPMVVGHEYVGEVVGMGQEVAGFKVGDRVSGEGHITCGHCRNCRAGRRHLCRNTYGVGVNRQGSFAEYLVIPALNAFKIPDNISDELASIFDPFGNAVHTALSFDLVGEDVLITGAGPIGIMAAAVARHVGARHVVITDINDYRLDLAKKMGATRTVNVSREKLPDVMKEIGMTEGFDVGLEMSGVAVAFRDMLSAMNHGGKIAMLGIPPGEMAIDWSQVIFKGLILKGIYGREMFETWYKMASLIQSGLDLSPIITHQFPVDEYQKGFETMGSGESGKVILNWQ
- a CDS encoding 5-guanidino-2-oxopentanoate decarboxylase — encoded protein: MASNPSQANPSCAQTLMHLLRQYHVDTVFGIPGVHTIELYRGLPGSGLTHITPRHEQGAAFMADGYARASGKPGVCFLITGPGVTNAATAMAQAYSDSIPMLVISAVNRREDLGTGRGRLHELPRQQDVTRGFCVWQHALTSAEQLPEVLARAFQVMHAPRPGPVHIEIPIDLFPAPMRNPLTHYRAVNPTALPAAPAETIATAAQWLAEARSPVILLGGGAQAASAEATALSEKLAAPVFLSLAAKGIVDERHPLCGGANLSFSNVRERVENADVVLAVATELAETDRNLVRDNYRFNGKLIRVDLDPAQLVCNANPDLAICADARNALAQLSESLPAADPERQQHTTAEVEDLLYGCRQEWWPGSEERYPWVRALRDALPEDGVLVTDSTQLAYNTNHALKLFQPRSHITCTTGYGTLGFALPAAIGAALSSPRPVIALIGDGGIMFTLGELAAAVEQQLALPILVWNNSGYGEIRDFMDQAVVEQEGVNLRAPDFVALARAFGAEGCRISKPEQLNSAVLEAFARKGPTLIEITAPA
- a CDS encoding molecular chaperone HscC — protein: MAIVGIDLGTTNSACGVMTEDGIKLIPNRLGEVLTPSVVGLDDAGELVVGRTAKERLINHSDRTVAAFKRLMGTDHKVKLGRQMFSATELSALVLRALKEDAEAYLGEPVTEAVISVPAYFNDNQRHATKLAGELAGLKVERLINEPTAAAIAYGLHDKREGNFLILDMGGGTFDVSILEFFDGIMEVHASAGDNFLGGEDFVEAMIDSVLKEFNIDRSALSPRQQQNLYMQMESVKRRIGQSAEQQIELDLGHEKIQWQATSAWFEKVATPLLLRAKRPIERAMRDADMPSQSIDDVVLVGGSTRMGLFRSMVGRMFGRLPSCHLDPDTVVAMGAAIQAGLKSRNAALDDIVLTDVCPYTLGTGIINEDSPDQGEYFLPIIERNTVVPVSVVRQVCTASDNQTELRIDVYQGENRLVKKNVYLGEMSVPVPKGPRGKESVDIRYSYDMNGLLEVDVTVVSTGKAYNKLIEFTPGALNDKEKAAALEKLAALKFHPREDEANRALIARGERLYEASLGQQREIISRALGEFDRVLNGQNPAEIKRAQASLRDFLDRFDGEDWI